Proteins encoded together in one Tripterygium wilfordii isolate XIE 37 chromosome 14, ASM1340144v1, whole genome shotgun sequence window:
- the LOC120014281 gene encoding probable beta-D-xylosidase 5, translating into MVGVRMGGRRALFILALLFGFLAAFASARPSKTVQEDLAAPSADQGPTHVCHASRFSDLGLDMADYIYCDSSLPFDVRAKDLVDRMTLTEKVNQVGNWATGVPRIGLPKYQWWSEALHGVSNVGPGTFFDDTIPGATSFPTVILSAAAFNQSLWKSIGQAVSTEARAMYNLGKAGLTYWSPNINVVRDPRWGRAIETPGEDPYVVGIFATNYVRGLQDVPGTENTTDLNSRPLKVSSCCKHYAAYDVDAWKGVDRYHFDARVSEQDMRETFLRPFEMCVKDGDVSSVMCSYNRVNGIPACADPYLLKNTIRGEWDLHGYIVSDCDSIEVMYDDHKWLGDSKEDAVAQVLKAGLDLDCGDYYTKALGNSVRQGEVKEADLDKSLKYLYVVLMRLGFFDGSPQFNSLGKNDVCSDANLELATEAAREGIVLLKNDDKTLPLKSCDISKIAVIGPHAKATSAMIGNYAGIPCGIVTPFDGISKYGGEVTSEKGCSDVACKDDSLIFSAMNAAKNADATILLVGLDLSVEAESLDRNDLLLPGYQTQLINQVAESSSGPLVVVIMSAGGIDISFAKNNPKIKAILWAGYPGEKGGRAIADVIFGKYNPGGRLPLTWYEAGYVDMLPMTSMPLRPVDSLGYPGRTYKFFNGSTVYPFGYGLSYTNFSYSVTSPATSVKIKLNKFQHCRNVNYSEQATINNCHAVVIDDLECGYKFGFEVAVENIGKKDGSDVVMVYSKPPEGIVDTHSKQVIGFERVFVKSGETKKVKFEFDACKSLNIVDTSGYNLLPSGGHIIMVGDNVISFPVQLSYN; encoded by the exons atggtGGGTGTTCGTATGGGTGGAAGAAGAGCATTGTTCATTTTGGCTCTTCTCTTTGGCTTCTTAGCAGCCTTTGCTTCTGCTAGACCTTCTAAGACCGTACAAGAGGATTTGGCTGCTCCTTCTGCTGATCAAGGTCCAACCCATGTGTGTCATGCTTCAAGATTTTCTGATCTTGGTCTTgacatggcagattatatctaCTGCGACTCTTCTCTGCCATTCGATGTCAGGGCCAAGGACTTGGTGGACAGAATGACTTTGACCGAGAAAGTCAACCAGGTCGGGAATTGGGCCACTGGAGTGCCAAGAATTGGACTTCCCAAGTACCAGTGGTGGTCAGAGGCACTCCATGGTGTCTCCAATGTTGGTCCTGGAACCTTCTTTGATGACACCATTCCTGGCGCTACAAGCTTCCCTACTGTCATTCTCTCTGCTGCTGCCTTTAATCAGTCTCTATGGAAATCCATTGGCCAG GCTGTTTCGACGGAGGCAAGAGCAATGTACAATCTGGGGAAAGCAGGATTGACATATTGGAGTCCAAATATTAACGTGGTGAGAGATCCCAGGTGGGGAAGAGCCATTGAGACTCCAGGAGAAGATCCTTATGTGGTGGGTATATTTGCTACAAATTACGTAAGAGGATTGCAAGATGTTCCAGGGACTGAAAACACAACCGACTTGAACTCTAGACCTCTCAAAGTTTCCTCTTGTTGCAAGCACTATGCTGCCTATGATGTCGATGCCTGGAAGGGAGTTGATCGCTATCACTTTGACGCAAGA GTGAGTGAGCAAGATATGAGGGAGACATTCCTTAGGCCGTTTGAGATGTGTGTTAAAGATGGCGACGTGAGCAGTGTCATGTGTTCCTATAATCGGGTTAATGGAATTCCTGCTTGTGCTGATCCATATCTTCTCAAGAACACTATCAGAGGGGAATGGGACCTTCATGG ATATATTGTCTCTGATTGTGATTCTATTGAGGTAATGTATGATGATCACAAATGGCTTGGTGACTCAAAAGAGGATGCTGTTGCACAAGTTCTTAAAGCAG GATTGGATCTTGACTGTGGAGACTACTACACCAAAGCTCTTGGAAACTCAGTGAGGCAAGGAGAAGTAAAGGAGGCCGACCTTGACAAGTCATTGAAGTACCTATATGTGGTTCTTATGAGGCTTGGATTTTTTGATGGAAGCCCTCAATTCAACAGCCTTGGAAAGAATGATGTTTGTTCAGATGCTAACTTGGAGTTGGCTACTGAAGCAGCCAGAGAAGGAATTGTACTATTGAAAAATGATGACAAAACTCTCCCTTTGAAGTCTTGTGACATCAGTAAAATAGCAGTTATTGGACCCCATGCAAAAGCAACCTCTGCAATGATTGGAAATTATGCTG GCATTCCTTGCGGAATTGTTACTCCATTTGATGGTATCTCCAAGTATGGAGGAGAAGTCACATCTGAAAAGGGATGCAGCGACGTAGCTTGCAAGGACGATAGTTTGATCTTTTCAGCCATGAATGCTGCAAAGAATGCTGATGCTACTATTCTTTTGGTGGGTTTGGACTTGTCTGTGGAGGCTGAGAGCTTGGATAGGAATGATCTTCTCCTCCCAGGTTACCAAACTCAATTAATCAACCAAGTAGCTGAATCATCTTCAGGTCCTCTAGTTGTTGTGATTATGTCAGCCGGTGGGATCGACATAAGCTTTGCCAAGAACAATCCTAAAATTAAAGCTATTCTTTGGGCCGGATATCCTGGTGAGAAAGGTGGTCGCGCCATTGCTGATGTTATCTTCGGAAAATACAATCCAG GTGGAAGATTGCCTCTTACATGGTATGAAGCTGGTTATGTGGACATGCTGCCAATGACATCCATGCCACTAAGGCCTGTTGATAGCTTGGGTTACCCTGGAAGAACATACAAGTTCTTCAATGGCTCAACGGTATACCCATTCGGGTATGGCCTTAGCTACACAAATTTCAGTTACAGCGTTACATCCCCTGCAACTTCAGTGAAGATAAAACTAAACAAGTTCCAGCATTGTCGCAACGTGAACTACTCAGAACAGGCCACTATCAACAATTGTCATGCTGTGGTGATTGATGACCTCGAATGTGGATATAAATTTGGGTTTGAAGTTGCTGTCGAGAATATTGGGAAGAAGGATGGAAGTGATGTTGTCATGGTTTACTCGAAGCCACCGGAGGGAATAGTTGATACTCACTCGAAACAAGTGATTGGCTTCGAGAGAGTATTTGTGAAATCAGGAGAAACCAAGAAAGTGAAGTTTGAGTTTGATGCATGCAAGAGCTTGAACATAGTTGATACCTCAGGTTACAATCTTTTGCCATCCGGTGGGCATATAATCATGGTGGGAGATAATGTAATCTCATTCCCAGTTCAACTCAGTTACAATTAG